One part of the Sulfuricurvum sp. IAE1 genome encodes these proteins:
- a CDS encoding glucosamine 6-phosphate synthetase, with protein QVDNETTILMGHTRWRTRGNEFNNRNNHPIRAGIVIGTHNGTIYNADYLFRRLRLPRYAEVDSELIFRLADRFAPEGPIDQEGLKKALALCRGQMSAVLTSRLDPGTITVLKGNKPLCLRIHRQHRVVLYASDDAFIDFAVANEKGWRELEVPPMTMLTIRHADVRAIENSEFRFIPQERKGTLPEGVNA; from the coding sequence CAGGTCGACAACGAGACCACCATCCTCATGGGCCACACCCGCTGGCGCACCCGGGGCAACGAGTTCAACAACCGCAACAACCATCCCATCCGGGCCGGGATCGTCATCGGCACTCACAACGGCACCATCTACAACGCCGATTATCTGTTCCGCCGCCTTAGGCTGCCGCGCTACGCAGAGGTGGACAGCGAGCTGATCTTCCGTCTGGCCGACCGCTTCGCGCCAGAAGGCCCCATCGACCAGGAGGGGCTGAAGAAGGCGCTTGCCCTCTGTCGCGGCCAAATGAGCGCCGTGCTGACCTCACGCCTCGACCCCGGCACCATCACCGTGCTCAAGGGCAACAAGCCACTCTGCCTGCGCATCCACCGCCAGCACCGGGTGGTGCTCTACGCCTCGGACGACGCCTTTATCGACTTTGCCGTGGCCAACGAGAAGGGCTGGCGCGAGCTGGAGGTGCCGCCCATGACCATGCTCACCATCCGCCACGCGGATGTGCGGGCCATCGAAAACAGCGAATTCCGCTTCATACCCCAGGAGCGCAAAGGGACACTGCCCGAAGGAGTGAATGCATGA